One genomic region from Pagrus major chromosome 24, Pma_NU_1.0 encodes:
- the LOC140991942 gene encoding transmembrane protein 182-like translates to MSPADRLKVLLFLALFFGAVGFLFTLLSCGTEYWLLAVESCSRPADGRAGGGGFREKSSGEAVDGVRIFHEGLFWRCSFTSVSSEYSLLELWISNHPPPKLCLAAFLFPFPVNDPVQSWVEPRGLPAEPYEHPSAIVYRTFWSIFLVAGLTAVVVGGFVVICASPLANHKLFKVGGALHLCGGLCLLAVVLMYLMWVQVLDTLEQFAQHQRVSGCPSYHLTIQHGPSFLLAPVAVFFCLLAGLLFILVGRSTQGIQQEKRDIIPELPTTDV, encoded by the exons ATGTCTCCCGCCGACAGGCTGAAGGTGCTCCTCTTCTTGGCGCTGTTCTTCGGAGCGGTGGGATTTCTGTTCACGCTGCTCTCCTGCGGGACCGAGTACTGGCTGCTGGCCGTCGAGTCCTGCAGCCGGCCGGCGGACGGCCGCGCAGGAGGAGGTGGATTTAGAGAGAAGAGCAGCGGGGAG GCTGTAGACGGCGTGAGGATCTTCCACGAGGGGCTGTTCTGGCGCTGCTCCTTCACGTCCGTCTCGAGTGAATACTCTCTGTTGGAGCTTTGGATCT CGAATCACCCGCCACCGAAGCTCTGCCTGGCCGCCTTCCTCTTCCCGTTTCCTGTCAATGATCCAGTGCAATCATGGGTGGAGCCGCGTGGTTTACCTGCAGAGCCGTATGAACACCCCTCTGCTATTG TTTATAGGACCTTCTGGAGCATCTTCCTCGTCGCAGGCTTGACGGCCGTCGTCGTCGGTGGATTCGTGGTCATCTGTGCCAGCCCACTGGCCAATCACAAGCTCTTTAAAGTGGGTGGGGCCCTTCATCTTTGTGGCG GTCTGTGCCTGCTGGCAGTGGTGCTGATGTATCTGATGTGGGTCCAGGTCCTGGACACTCTGGAGCAGTTTGCCCAACATCAGAGAGTCTCCGGTTGCCCCTCCTACCACCTCACCATCCAGCACGGTCCTTCATTCCTCCTGGCTCCGGTCGCCGTCTTCTTCTGCCTGCTGGCTGGCCTGCTCTTCATCCTCGTCGGCCGGAGTACTCAGGGCATACAGCAGGAAAAAAGAGACATAATTCCTGAACTTCCCACGACTgatgtctga
- the LOC140992089 gene encoding actin-related protein 3 — translation MAGRLPACVVDCGTGYTKLGYAGNTEPQFIIPSCIAIKESAKVGDQAQRRMMRGVDDLDFFIGDEAIDKPSYSTKWPIRHGIVEDWDLMERFMEQIIFKYLRAEPEDHYFLLTEPPLNTPENREYTAEIMFESFNVPGLYIAVQAVLALAASWTSRQVGERTLTGTVIDSGDGVTHVIPVAEGYVIGSCIKHIPIAGRDITYFTQQLLREREVGIPPEQSLETAKAVKERFSYVCPDLVKEFSKYDTDGSKWIKQYTGINAISKKEFTIDVGYERFLGPEIFFHPEFANPDFTQPISEVVDEVIQNCPIDVRRPLYKNIVLSGGSTMFRDFGRRLQRDLKRTVDARLKMSEELSGGKLKPKPIDVQVITHHMQRYAVWFGGSMLASTPEFYQVCHTKKDYEEIGPSICRHNPVFGVMS, via the exons ATGGCTGGTCGGCTACCGGCTTGTGTTGTCGACTGTGGCACGGG GTACACAAAGCTTGGTTATGCAGGAAATACAGAACCACAGTTCATCATACCATCAT GTATCGCAATCAAAGAATCGGCCAAGGTTGGAGACCAGGCCCAGCGCCGGATGATGAGGGGCGTCGATGACCTGGACTTCTTCATCGGGGACGAAGCCATCGACAAACCTTCGTATTCAACAAAG TGGCCCATCCGTCACGGGATAGTGGAGGACTGGGACCTGATGGAGAGATTTATGGAGCAGATCATCTTCAAGTATCTGCGGGCAGAACCTGAAGACCATTACTTTCTTTTG ACAGAGCCTCCTCTCAACACACCAGAAAACAGAGAGTACACAGCAGAGATCATGTTCGAGTCCTTCAACGTCCCCGGTCTCTACATCGCTGTTCAG GCTGTCCTGGCGCTGGCTGCCTCCTGGACATCCAGACAGGTCGGAGAGCGGACGCTGACGGGAACCGTGATCGACAGCGGAGACGGCGTCACGCACGTCATCCCCGTG GCTGAAGGCTACGTCATCGGCAGCTGCATCAAGCACATCCCCATCGCCGGCCGAGACATCACCTACTTCACCCAACAGCTGCTGAGGGAACGAGAGGTGGGGATCCCTCCGGAGCAGTCGCTGGAGACGGCTAAAGCGGTCAAG GAGCGGTTCAGCTACGTCTGCCCCGACCTCGTGAAGGAGTTCAGCAAGTACGACACAGACGGCTCcaagtggatcaaacagtacacGGGCATCAACGCCATCTCCAAGAAGGAGTTCACCATCGATGTCGGCTACGAGCGCTTCCTGGGGCCGGAGATCTTCTTCCACCCTGAG TTCGCCAACCCAGACTTCACCCAGCCCATCTCGGAGGTGGTGGACGAGGTCATCCAGAACTGCCCCATCGACGTCAGACGTCCGCTGTACAAG AACATCGTGCTCTCCGGAGGCTCCACCATGTTCAGGGACTTCGGCAGACGGCTGCAGAGGGACCTGAAGAGGACCGTGGACGCACGGCTGAAAATGAGCGAAGAGCTGAGCGGCGGCAAGTTGAAG CCCAAACCCATCGACGTGCAAGTCATCACTCATCACATGCAGAGGTATGCTGTCTGGTTCGGAGGATCAATGCTGGCGTCTACT CCTGAGTTTTACCAAGTGTGCCACACCAAGAAAGACTACGAGGAGATCGGGCCGAGCATCTGCCGCCACAACCCCGTATTCGGCGTCATGTCTTAA